A genomic stretch from Serratia entomophila includes:
- the rho gene encoding transcription termination factor Rho: protein MNLTELKNTPVSELITLGENMGLENLARMRKQDIIFSILKQHAKSGEDIFGDGVLEILQDGFGFLRSGDSSYLAGPDDIYVSPSQIRRFNLRTGDTISGKIRPPKEGERYFALLKVNEVNYDKPENARSKILFENLTPLHANSRLRMERGNGSTEDLTARVLDLASPIGRGQRGLIVAPPKAGKTMLLQNIAQSIAYNHPDCVLMVLLIDERPEEVTEMQRLVKGEVIASTFDEPASRHVQVAEMVIEKAKRLVEHKKDVIILLDSITRLARAYNTVVPASGKVLTGGVDANALHRPKRFFGAARNVEEGGSLTIIATALVDTGSKMDEVIYEEFKGTGNMELHLARKIAEKRVFPAIDYNRSGTRKEELLTTSEELQKMWILRKIIHPMGEIDAMEFLINKLAMTKTNDEFFDMMKRS from the coding sequence ATGAATCTTACCGAATTAAAGAATACGCCGGTTTCTGAGCTGATTACTCTCGGCGAAAATATGGGGCTGGAAAACCTTGCCCGCATGCGCAAGCAGGACATCATCTTCTCCATTCTGAAGCAGCATGCGAAAAGCGGAGAAGATATCTTCGGCGACGGCGTGCTGGAGATATTGCAGGATGGATTTGGTTTCCTCCGCTCTGGAGACAGTTCCTACCTCGCCGGCCCCGACGACATCTACGTATCCCCTAGCCAAATCCGCCGTTTCAACCTCCGCACAGGTGACACCATTTCCGGTAAGATTCGACCGCCAAAAGAAGGCGAGCGCTATTTTGCCCTGTTGAAAGTTAACGAAGTCAACTACGACAAACCGGAAAACGCCCGCAGCAAGATCCTGTTCGAGAACTTGACCCCGCTGCACGCCAACTCGCGTCTGCGGATGGAGCGCGGCAACGGTTCGACCGAAGACCTGACGGCGCGCGTGCTGGATCTGGCATCGCCGATCGGTCGCGGCCAGCGTGGCCTGATCGTCGCGCCGCCTAAAGCCGGTAAAACCATGCTGCTGCAGAACATCGCGCAGAGCATCGCCTACAACCACCCAGACTGCGTGCTGATGGTGCTGTTGATCGACGAACGTCCGGAAGAAGTGACCGAGATGCAGCGTCTGGTGAAAGGTGAAGTGATCGCCTCGACCTTCGACGAACCGGCTTCTCGCCACGTTCAGGTTGCGGAAATGGTTATCGAGAAGGCCAAGCGCCTGGTTGAACACAAGAAAGACGTGATCATCCTGCTCGACTCCATCACCCGCCTGGCGCGCGCCTACAACACCGTGGTACCGGCCTCAGGCAAGGTGCTGACCGGTGGTGTGGACGCCAACGCCCTGCATCGTCCCAAGCGTTTCTTCGGCGCGGCGCGTAACGTTGAGGAAGGCGGCAGCCTGACCATCATCGCCACTGCGCTGGTGGATACCGGTTCGAAAATGGACGAGGTTATCTACGAAGAATTTAAAGGTACCGGCAACATGGAATTGCACCTGGCGCGTAAAATCGCCGAGAAGCGCGTATTCCCAGCCATCGATTACAACCGTTCCGGTACCCGTAAAGAAGAGTTGCTTACCACCTCTGAAGAGCTGCAAAAAATGTGGATCCTGCGCAAAATCATTCATCCGATGGGTGAGATCGACGCGATGGAGTTCCTCATTAATAAGTTGGCTATGACCAAAACCAATGACGAATTCTTCGATATGATGAAACGCTCATAA